One Rissa tridactyla isolate bRisTri1 chromosome 1, bRisTri1.patW.cur.20221130, whole genome shotgun sequence DNA segment encodes these proteins:
- the MGAT3 gene encoding beta-1,4-mannosyl-glycoprotein 4-beta-N-acetylglucosaminyltransferase isoform X1, whose amino-acid sequence MSGGNALEKAQDTPLEEAVLIYRMKMRRHKLFLTLCMAGLCLISFLHFLKALSYVTFPRELASLSPNLVSSFFWNNAPVTPQVSPEPGGAEFLRTPLYSHSPLLQPLPPSRASEELHKVEFVLPEDTTEYFVRTKAGGVCFKPGTKVLEKPPVGGRPEERVDGAASGRPARKPLSASGTKRRKWVECVCLPGWHGPSCGVPTVVQYSNLPTKDRLVPREIPRRVINAINVNHEFDLLDVRFHELGDVVDAFVVCESNFTAYGEPRPLKFREMLVNGSFDYIRHKLLYVFLDHFPPGGRQDGWIADDYLRTFLTRDGISRLRNLRPDDVFIIDDADEIPARDGVLFLKLYDGWTEPFAFHMRKSLYGFFWKQPGTLEVVSGCTMGMLQAVYATDGIRLRRREYYTMPGFRQYENSTGHILVQWSLGSPLHFAGWHCSWCFTPEGIYFKLVSAQNGDFPRWGDYEDKRDLNYIRELIRTGGWFDGTTQEYPPADPKEQMYAPKYLLKNYQRFRYLLENPYRKAEGTG is encoded by the coding sequence GATGAAGATGAGACGCCATAAGCTCTTTCTGACTCTCTGCATGGCTGGTCTCTGCCTCATCTCCTTCTTGCACTTCCTCAAGGCCCTTTCCTATGTCACCTTCCCCCGGGAGCTGGCTTCGCTTAGTCCCAACCTCGTCTCCAGCTTCTTCTGGAACAATGCCCCCGTCACACCTCAGGTCAGCCCTGAGCCAGGGGGTGCAGAGTTCCTCCGCACACCCCTGTACTCCCACTCCCCcttgctccagcccctgcctcccagCAGAGCCAGCGAAGAGCTGCACAAAGTTGAGTTTGTGCTGCCGGAAGACACAACAGAATATTTTGTCCGTACCAAAGCTGGTGGCGTTTGCTTTAAGCCAGGCACCAAGGTGTTGGAGAAGCCACCCGTGGGAGGGCGGCCGGAGGAGCGAGTGGATGGCGCAGCATCGGGACGGCCGGCTCGCAAGCCGCTGAGCGCCAGCGGGACCAAACGGCGCAAGTGGGTGGAGTGTGTGTGCTTGCCGGGCTGGCATGGTCCCAGCTGTGGGGTCCCCACCGTGGTCCAGTATTCCAATCTGCCCACCAAGGACCGCCTCGTGCCGCGGGAGATCCCCCGGCGGGTCATCAATGCTATCAACGTCAACCATGAGTTTGACCTGCTGGATGTCCGCTTCCATGAGCTGGGAGATGTGGTGGACGCCTTCGTGGTGTGCGAGTCAAACTTCACGGCCTATGGAGAGCCGCGGCCCCTCAAGTTCCGTGAAATGCTCGTCAACGGCTCCTTTGACTACATCCGCCACAAGTTACTCTATGTCTTCCTGGACCACTTCCCCCCTGGCGGCCGCCAGGACGGCTGGATCGCTGATGACTACCTGCGCACCTTTCTCACCCGGGATGGCATCTCTCGCCTCCGCAACCTGCGGCCAGATGACGTCTTCATCATTGATGATGCTGATGAGATTCCAGCCCGCGACGGTGTGCTCTTCCTCAAGCTCTACGACGGCTGGACGGAGCCCTTCGCCTTTCACATGCGCAAGTCGCTCTACGGCTTCTTCTGGAAGCAACCAGGCACCTTGGAGGTGGTCTCGGGCTGCACCATGGGGATGCTCCAGGCTGTCTATGCTACCGACGGGATCCGTCTGCGGCGCCGTGAGTACTACACCATGCCTGGCTTTCGGCAGTACGAGAACAGCACAGGACACATCCTGGTGCAGTGGTCGCTGGGCAGCCCCCTCCACTTTGCTGGCTGGCACTGCTCCTGGTGTTTCACCCCGGAGGGGATCTACTTCAAACTGGTGTCAGCCCAGAATGGGGACTTCCCCCGCTGGGGTGACTACGAGGATAAACGAGACCTCAATTATATCCGGGAGCTGATCCGGACTGGTGGCTGGTTTGATGGTACAACGCAGGAGTATCCCCCCGCCGACCCCAAGGAGCAGATGTACGCTCCCAAGTACCTGCTGAAGAACTACCAGCGGTTCCGCTACTTGTTGGAGAACCCCTACCGAAAAGCAGAGGGCACTGGGTGA
- the MGAT3 gene encoding beta-1,4-mannosyl-glycoprotein 4-beta-N-acetylglucosaminyltransferase isoform X2: MKMRRHKLFLTLCMAGLCLISFLHFLKALSYVTFPRELASLSPNLVSSFFWNNAPVTPQVSPEPGGAEFLRTPLYSHSPLLQPLPPSRASEELHKVEFVLPEDTTEYFVRTKAGGVCFKPGTKVLEKPPVGGRPEERVDGAASGRPARKPLSASGTKRRKWVECVCLPGWHGPSCGVPTVVQYSNLPTKDRLVPREIPRRVINAINVNHEFDLLDVRFHELGDVVDAFVVCESNFTAYGEPRPLKFREMLVNGSFDYIRHKLLYVFLDHFPPGGRQDGWIADDYLRTFLTRDGISRLRNLRPDDVFIIDDADEIPARDGVLFLKLYDGWTEPFAFHMRKSLYGFFWKQPGTLEVVSGCTMGMLQAVYATDGIRLRRREYYTMPGFRQYENSTGHILVQWSLGSPLHFAGWHCSWCFTPEGIYFKLVSAQNGDFPRWGDYEDKRDLNYIRELIRTGGWFDGTTQEYPPADPKEQMYAPKYLLKNYQRFRYLLENPYRKAEGTG; encoded by the coding sequence ATGAAGATGAGACGCCATAAGCTCTTTCTGACTCTCTGCATGGCTGGTCTCTGCCTCATCTCCTTCTTGCACTTCCTCAAGGCCCTTTCCTATGTCACCTTCCCCCGGGAGCTGGCTTCGCTTAGTCCCAACCTCGTCTCCAGCTTCTTCTGGAACAATGCCCCCGTCACACCTCAGGTCAGCCCTGAGCCAGGGGGTGCAGAGTTCCTCCGCACACCCCTGTACTCCCACTCCCCcttgctccagcccctgcctcccagCAGAGCCAGCGAAGAGCTGCACAAAGTTGAGTTTGTGCTGCCGGAAGACACAACAGAATATTTTGTCCGTACCAAAGCTGGTGGCGTTTGCTTTAAGCCAGGCACCAAGGTGTTGGAGAAGCCACCCGTGGGAGGGCGGCCGGAGGAGCGAGTGGATGGCGCAGCATCGGGACGGCCGGCTCGCAAGCCGCTGAGCGCCAGCGGGACCAAACGGCGCAAGTGGGTGGAGTGTGTGTGCTTGCCGGGCTGGCATGGTCCCAGCTGTGGGGTCCCCACCGTGGTCCAGTATTCCAATCTGCCCACCAAGGACCGCCTCGTGCCGCGGGAGATCCCCCGGCGGGTCATCAATGCTATCAACGTCAACCATGAGTTTGACCTGCTGGATGTCCGCTTCCATGAGCTGGGAGATGTGGTGGACGCCTTCGTGGTGTGCGAGTCAAACTTCACGGCCTATGGAGAGCCGCGGCCCCTCAAGTTCCGTGAAATGCTCGTCAACGGCTCCTTTGACTACATCCGCCACAAGTTACTCTATGTCTTCCTGGACCACTTCCCCCCTGGCGGCCGCCAGGACGGCTGGATCGCTGATGACTACCTGCGCACCTTTCTCACCCGGGATGGCATCTCTCGCCTCCGCAACCTGCGGCCAGATGACGTCTTCATCATTGATGATGCTGATGAGATTCCAGCCCGCGACGGTGTGCTCTTCCTCAAGCTCTACGACGGCTGGACGGAGCCCTTCGCCTTTCACATGCGCAAGTCGCTCTACGGCTTCTTCTGGAAGCAACCAGGCACCTTGGAGGTGGTCTCGGGCTGCACCATGGGGATGCTCCAGGCTGTCTATGCTACCGACGGGATCCGTCTGCGGCGCCGTGAGTACTACACCATGCCTGGCTTTCGGCAGTACGAGAACAGCACAGGACACATCCTGGTGCAGTGGTCGCTGGGCAGCCCCCTCCACTTTGCTGGCTGGCACTGCTCCTGGTGTTTCACCCCGGAGGGGATCTACTTCAAACTGGTGTCAGCCCAGAATGGGGACTTCCCCCGCTGGGGTGACTACGAGGATAAACGAGACCTCAATTATATCCGGGAGCTGATCCGGACTGGTGGCTGGTTTGATGGTACAACGCAGGAGTATCCCCCCGCCGACCCCAAGGAGCAGATGTACGCTCCCAAGTACCTGCTGAAGAACTACCAGCGGTTCCGCTACTTGTTGGAGAACCCCTACCGAAAAGCAGAGGGCACTGGGTGA